From the Pseudomonas sp. SORT22 genome, one window contains:
- the pdxJ gene encoding pyridoxine 5'-phosphate synthase, producing the protein MTQSNRMLLGVNIDHVATLRQARGTRYPDPVKAALDAEEAGADGITVHLREDRRHIQERDVLLLKDVLQTRMNFEMGVTEEMMVFAERIRPAHICLVPETRQELTTEGGLDVAGQEARIKAAVERLSRLGAEVSLFIDADERQIEASRRVGAPAIELHTGRYADAQTPSEVAEELKRVADGVAFGLGQGLIVNAGHGLHYHNVEAVAAIKGINELNIGHALVAHALFVGFKSAVAEMKALILAASRH; encoded by the coding sequence GTGACTCAAAGCAACCGCATGCTGCTCGGCGTGAACATCGACCACGTGGCGACCCTGCGCCAGGCGCGTGGTACCCGCTACCCGGACCCGGTCAAAGCCGCGCTGGACGCCGAAGAAGCCGGTGCCGATGGCATTACCGTGCACTTGCGCGAAGACCGCCGGCACATCCAGGAGCGTGACGTGCTGCTGCTCAAGGATGTGTTGCAGACGCGCATGAACTTCGAAATGGGCGTCACCGAAGAAATGATGGTGTTTGCCGAGCGCATTCGCCCGGCGCACATCTGCCTGGTTCCGGAAACCCGTCAGGAGCTGACCACCGAAGGCGGCCTGGACGTCGCCGGCCAGGAAGCACGGATCAAGGCTGCGGTTGAGCGCCTGTCGCGTCTGGGCGCGGAAGTGTCCTTGTTCATCGATGCTGACGAGCGCCAGATCGAAGCCTCGCGCCGTGTCGGTGCGCCGGCCATCGAGCTGCACACCGGCCGTTATGCCGATGCGCAAACCCCGAGCGAAGTGGCTGAAGAGCTCAAGCGCGTGGCCGACGGCGTAGCCTTTGGGCTCGGCCAGGGCCTGATCGTCAATGCCGGTCACGGCCTGCATTACCACAACGTTGAAGCGGTGGCGGCGATCAAGGGCATCAACGAACTGAACATCGGCCATGCGCTGGTGGCCCATGCGCTGTTCGTTGGCTTCAAGTCGGCGGTAGCGGAGATGAAGGCGCTGATTCTGGCGGCCAGCCGGCACTGA
- a CDS encoding heavy metal sensor histidine kinase has product MKPARLSLRLGLSVSLMGAALVLLLACLAVFALDHELDSRARKHLANKMAQIEHSLTIDLKAADLGTPVHPLLDVVMGHDNLSLSVIALTGRHSALLTLGPALEANALLQIESGPHLAFSPWRDQDGEHLLTASRLMRLQDGTLVRVLLTVNRADDHALLQAYLGSTLWALPLLLVLIGLGAWKLVQRGLLPLRRFRRVAEQVSAQTLSHRLPETGLPQELGDLAGGINIMLDRLDDGVQRLSQFSDDLAHELRTPIGNLMGKAQVTLTRERSNEQYREALENSIEELTRLNRIINDMLFLAQVSQPQAQVPLKPVVLADEVQRVCELFECNAEQKGIALRVQGWGTVLGDRLMVQRALSNLLSNAIRHGDEGQPINIAIERRDGSVWVSVENRGPGIAAMHLPHLFERFYRVGSGRSRLEGGTGLGLAIVRSIMQVHGGRVEVQSELQGVTRFSLVFADQVG; this is encoded by the coding sequence ATGAAACCTGCGCGCCTGTCGCTGCGCCTGGGCCTGAGCGTCAGCCTGATGGGCGCGGCGCTGGTGCTGCTGCTCGCATGCCTTGCGGTATTTGCCCTCGACCATGAGCTGGACAGCCGTGCACGCAAGCACCTGGCCAACAAGATGGCGCAGATCGAACACAGCCTGACGATTGACCTCAAGGCCGCCGACCTGGGCACGCCGGTGCATCCGTTGCTGGATGTGGTCATGGGCCACGACAACCTGAGCCTGAGCGTCATTGCCCTGACCGGCCGTCACTCAGCCCTGCTCACTCTGGGCCCGGCCCTGGAAGCCAACGCCTTGCTGCAGATCGAAAGCGGCCCGCACCTGGCTTTCAGCCCCTGGCGCGACCAGGACGGCGAACACCTGCTCACCGCCTCGCGGCTTATGCGCCTGCAGGACGGCACCCTGGTGCGGGTGCTGCTGACGGTCAATCGTGCCGACGACCATGCCCTGCTCCAGGCCTACCTGGGCTCGACTCTGTGGGCCTTGCCGCTGCTGCTGGTGCTGATCGGCCTGGGCGCCTGGAAGCTGGTCCAGCGCGGGCTGCTGCCATTGCGCCGTTTTCGCCGGGTGGCCGAACAGGTCTCGGCGCAAACCCTCAGCCACCGCCTGCCGGAAACCGGCCTGCCGCAAGAACTGGGCGATCTGGCCGGTGGTATCAACATCATGCTCGACCGCCTGGACGACGGCGTGCAGCGGTTGTCGCAGTTTTCCGACGACCTTGCCCATGAACTGCGCACGCCCATCGGCAACCTGATGGGCAAGGCCCAGGTCACCCTGACCCGCGAGCGCTCCAACGAGCAATACCGTGAAGCGCTGGAAAACAGCATCGAAGAGCTGACCCGGTTGAATCGCATCATCAACGACATGCTGTTCCTCGCCCAAGTCAGCCAGCCGCAGGCGCAGGTGCCGCTCAAGCCGGTGGTGCTGGCCGACGAGGTGCAGCGGGTTTGCGAACTGTTCGAATGCAACGCCGAGCAAAAAGGTATTGCCCTGCGCGTACAGGGCTGGGGCACGGTGCTGGGTGATCGCTTGATGGTGCAGCGGGCGCTGTCGAATCTGCTCAGCAATGCGATTCGCCATGGCGATGAGGGCCAGCCGATCAACATCGCGATTGAACGCCGCGACGGCTCGGTGTGGGTATCAGTGGAAAATCGCGGTCCCGGTATTGCCGCGATGCATTTGCCGCACCTGTTCGAGCGCTTTTACCGCGTGGGCTCGGGGCGCTCGCGCCTGGAAGGCGGTACCGGGCTGGGGCTGGCAATCGTGCGCTCGATCATGCAGGTGCATGGCGGGCGGGTTGAGGTGCAGAGCGAGCTGCAGGGGGTGACGCGGTTTAGCCTGGTGTTTGCCGATCAGGTTGGCTGA
- a CDS encoding efflux RND transporter periplasmic adaptor subunit: MNNKSITLLVAALLLGLGLGVLLARQGGPVAAAPAAAHAHAEGDHEEEEHGQAEKAEEGHEEEGALTLSQEQIDLAGIELATVGPRQLQRSLSLPGEIRFDEDRTAHLVPRAAGVVESVAVVLGQQVKAGDLLAVIASPQISEQRSELAASQRRLELARSSYQREKDLWQEGISAEQDYQQARQALQEAEIAQANARQKISALSGSVVLAGGNRYELRAPFAGQIVEKHLVPGEVVNETSAAFTLSDLSRVWATFGVAPRDLPKVRAGMPVTIVASELGQQVSGTVTHVGSLLGEQTRTAAVRVTLDNPQGAWRPGLFVAVQVPTEQYAAALSVPDQALQTLEEKPTVFVRTAEGFIAQAVEPGASANGFVEIRKGLQAGQQVAAQGSFILKSELGKASAEHAH; the protein is encoded by the coding sequence ATGAACAACAAGTCCATCACGCTGCTGGTCGCGGCCCTGCTGCTCGGCCTGGGCCTGGGCGTGCTGCTGGCGCGCCAGGGCGGCCCGGTTGCCGCCGCTCCTGCCGCCGCCCATGCCCATGCCGAAGGCGATCATGAGGAAGAAGAACATGGCCAAGCAGAAAAAGCCGAAGAAGGTCATGAAGAGGAGGGCGCGCTGACCCTAAGCCAAGAGCAGATAGATCTCGCCGGTATCGAGCTGGCAACCGTCGGCCCGCGCCAACTGCAGCGCAGCCTGTCCCTGCCCGGCGAGATCCGTTTCGACGAAGACCGCACCGCGCACCTGGTGCCGCGCGCAGCCGGGGTGGTCGAGTCGGTCGCCGTGGTGCTCGGCCAGCAGGTCAAGGCCGGCGATCTGCTGGCGGTGATCGCCAGCCCGCAGATCTCCGAGCAACGCAGTGAGCTGGCTGCCAGCCAGCGCCGCCTGGAACTGGCGCGCAGCAGCTACCAGCGCGAGAAGGACCTGTGGCAAGAGGGGATTTCCGCCGAGCAGGATTACCAGCAGGCCCGCCAGGCCCTGCAAGAGGCAGAAATCGCCCAGGCCAATGCCCGGCAGAAGATCAGCGCCCTGAGCGGCAGTGTGGTGCTGGCCGGCGGCAACCGCTATGAGCTGCGCGCACCGTTTGCCGGGCAAATCGTCGAGAAACACTTGGTGCCGGGCGAGGTGGTCAACGAAACCAGCGCCGCCTTCACCCTTTCGGACCTGTCGCGGGTCTGGGCGACTTTCGGCGTGGCGCCCCGTGACCTGCCCAAGGTGCGCGCCGGCATGCCGGTGACCATCGTTGCCAGCGAGCTGGGCCAGCAGGTGAGTGGCACGGTTACTCATGTCGGCAGCCTGCTCGGCGAACAGACCCGTACCGCTGCGGTGCGCGTCACCCTCGACAATCCGCAAGGGGCCTGGCGCCCGGGCCTGTTCGTTGCCGTGCAGGTGCCGACCGAGCAGTATGCCGCCGCCCTCAGCGTACCGGACCAAGCCCTGCAGACCCTGGAAGAAAAGCCCACGGTGTTCGTGCGCACTGCCGAAGGCTTTATCGCCCAGGCGGTTGAGCCGGGCGCCAGTGCCAACGGTTTCGTCGAGATTCGCAAGGGCCTGCAAGCCGGCCAGCAAGTAGCGGCGCAGGGCAGCTTCATCCTCAAGTCGGAGCTGGGCAAGGCCAGCGCCGAACACGCCCACTGA
- the era gene encoding GTPase Era, producing the protein MTDTNTTRCGYVAIVGRPNVGKSTLLNHILGQKLAITSRKPQTTRHNMLGIKTEGDVQAIYVDTPGMHKSNEKALNRYMNKTASAALKDVDVVIFVVDRTKWTDEDQLVLERVQYVQGPVILAINKTDRIEEKADLIPHLQWLQEQLPNAEIVPISAQQGHNLEALEGLIAKHLPENEHFFPEDQITDRSSRFLAAELVREKIMRQLGAELPYQITVEIEEFKQQGKILHIHALILVERDGQKKIIIGDKGERIKRIGSEARKDMEVLFDAKVMLNLWVKVKGGWSDDERALRSLGYGDL; encoded by the coding sequence ATGACTGATACCAACACTACCCGCTGCGGCTATGTCGCCATTGTCGGCCGCCCGAACGTCGGCAAGTCGACCCTGCTCAACCACATCCTCGGGCAAAAGCTCGCAATCACCTCGCGCAAGCCGCAGACCACCCGCCACAACATGCTCGGGATCAAGACCGAAGGTGATGTGCAGGCGATCTACGTCGATACCCCGGGCATGCACAAGAGCAACGAAAAGGCGCTCAACCGTTACATGAACAAGACCGCTTCGGCCGCCCTCAAGGACGTCGACGTGGTGATCTTCGTGGTTGACCGCACCAAGTGGACCGACGAAGACCAATTGGTGCTCGAGCGCGTGCAGTACGTGCAGGGCCCGGTGATCCTGGCGATCAACAAGACCGACCGGATCGAAGAGAAAGCCGACCTGATCCCGCACCTGCAATGGCTGCAGGAGCAACTGCCGAACGCCGAAATCGTGCCGATCTCGGCCCAGCAGGGGCACAACCTCGAAGCACTGGAAGGGCTGATCGCCAAACACCTGCCGGAAAACGAGCACTTCTTCCCGGAAGACCAGATCACCGACCGCAGCAGCCGCTTCCTGGCCGCGGAACTGGTGCGCGAGAAGATCATGCGCCAACTCGGCGCCGAGCTGCCGTACCAGATCACCGTCGAGATCGAAGAGTTCAAGCAGCAGGGCAAGATCCTGCACATCCATGCGCTGATCCTGGTCGAGCGTGACGGCCAGAAGAAGATCATCATTGGCGACAAGGGCGAGCGGATCAAACGCATCGGCTCCGAGGCGCGCAAGGACATGGAAGTGCTGTTCGACGCCAAGGTCATGCTCAACCTCTGGGTCAAGGTCAAGGGTGGCTGGTCCGACGACGAGCGTGCCCTGCGCTCGCTGGGCTACGGCGACCTCTGA
- a CDS encoding heavy metal response regulator transcription factor → MRLLIVEDELRTAEYLQQGLRENGYIVDCAHTGADGLHLARQQAYDLVILDVNLPELDGWTVLQRLRAESSTRIMMLTAHGRLADRVKGLDLGADDYLLKPFEFPELLARIRSLLRRNDQALQPNTLKVADLELDPSRHRAYRSGQRIDLTAKEFALLHLLMRQSGEVLSRTQIISLVWDMNFDCDTNVVEVSIRRLRAKIDDPFDNKLIHTLRGVGYVLEARE, encoded by the coding sequence ATGCGTCTACTGATTGTCGAGGACGAACTGCGCACCGCCGAATACCTGCAACAGGGCCTGCGCGAAAACGGCTACATCGTCGATTGCGCCCACACTGGCGCCGACGGCCTGCACCTGGCGCGCCAGCAGGCCTATGACTTGGTGATTCTCGACGTCAACCTGCCCGAGCTCGATGGCTGGACCGTGCTGCAGCGCCTGCGCGCCGAGTCCAGCACGCGGATCATGATGCTCACCGCCCACGGCCGCCTGGCCGATCGGGTCAAGGGCCTGGACCTGGGCGCCGACGATTACCTGCTCAAGCCCTTCGAGTTCCCCGAACTGCTGGCGCGCATCCGCAGCCTGTTGCGGCGCAACGACCAGGCCCTGCAACCGAATACCCTCAAGGTCGCCGACCTGGAGCTGGACCCCAGCCGCCACCGCGCCTACCGCAGCGGCCAGCGCATCGACCTGACCGCCAAGGAGTTCGCCCTGCTGCACCTGCTGATGCGCCAGAGCGGCGAGGTACTGTCGCGCACACAGATCATTTCGCTGGTCTGGGACATGAATTTCGATTGCGACACCAACGTGGTGGAAGTGTCGATCCGCCGCCTGCGGGCGAAAATCGACGATCCTTTCGACAACAAGCTGATCCACACCCTGCGCGGCGTCGGCTACGTACTTGAGGCCCGCGAATGA
- a CDS encoding CusA/CzcA family heavy metal efflux RND transporter: MFERLIQFAIEQRLMVLLAVLLMAGLGVASYQKLPIDAVPDITNVQVQINTQAAGFSPLETEQRITFAIETAMAGLPGLEQTRSLSRSGLSQVTVIFEEGTDLFFARQLVNERLQQAREQLPEGVEAAMGPISTGLGEIFLWTVEAADDARKADGSPYTPTDLREIQDWIIKPQLRNVRGVAEINTIGGFAKEYQIAPDPKRLASYKLTLGDLLTALERNNANVGAGYIERRGEQLLIRAPGQLAGLDDIANIVLANVDGTPIRVRNVAEVGIGRELRSGAATENGREVVLGTVFMLIGENSRTVSQAVAQKLVEINRSLPQGVSAVTVYDRTNLVDKAIATVKKNLIEGAILVIVILFLFLGNIRAALITAMVIPLSMLFTFTGMFSNKVSANLMSLGALDFGIIVDGAVVIVENAIRRLAHAQQHHGRLLTRSERLHEVFNAAREARRPLIFGQLIIMVVYLPIFALSGVEGKMFHPMAFTVVIALLGAMLLSVTFVPAAIALFVTGKVKEDENLLMRSAKRGYAPLLKWVMGHRPLAFSLAAITVLLSGVLASRMGSEFVPSLSEGDFALQALRVPGTSLSQSVQLQQRLEQSVLSQVPEVERVFARTGTAEIASDPMPPNISDSYVMLKPQEQWPDPGKSREQLIADIQRASARVPGSNYELSQPIQLRFNELISGVRSDVAVKVFGDDMAVLNSTAAKIASTLQAVPGASEVKVEQTSGLPVLTIDVDRDKAARYGLNVGDVQDTIAVAVGGRQAGTLYEGDRRFDMVVRLSDTLRTDIDGLSQLLIPVPASSGSGGQIGFITLGDVASLELVQGPNQVSREDGKRLVVVSANVRGRDIGSFVDEAAARIDSQVSIPAGYWTRWGGQFEQLQSAAQRLQVVVPVALLLVFGLLFMMFNNLKDGLLVFTGIPFALTGGVVALWLRDIPLSISAGVGFIALSGVAVLNGLVMIAFIRGLREQGRSLHQAIDEGALTRLRPVLMTALVASLGFIPMALATGTGAEVQRPLATVVIGGILSSTALTLLVLPALYYWAHRKDEEQEVASEVTKL; encoded by the coding sequence ATGTTCGAACGCCTCATACAATTTGCCATCGAACAGCGCCTGATGGTGCTGCTGGCGGTGCTGCTGATGGCTGGGCTTGGGGTTGCCAGCTACCAGAAGCTGCCGATCGACGCCGTGCCGGACATCACCAACGTCCAGGTGCAGATCAACACCCAGGCCGCGGGCTTTTCGCCGCTGGAAACCGAGCAACGCATTACCTTCGCCATCGAAACCGCCATGGCCGGCTTGCCGGGGCTGGAACAGACCCGTTCGCTGTCGCGTTCGGGCCTGTCGCAGGTGACGGTGATTTTCGAAGAAGGCACCGACCTGTTCTTTGCCCGGCAACTGGTCAACGAGCGCCTGCAGCAGGCACGTGAACAATTGCCCGAAGGCGTTGAAGCGGCCATGGGGCCGATCTCCACCGGCCTTGGCGAGATTTTCCTGTGGACCGTCGAAGCGGCTGACGATGCGCGCAAGGCCGATGGCAGCCCGTACACGCCGACCGACCTGCGCGAGATCCAGGACTGGATCATCAAGCCGCAACTGCGCAACGTGCGCGGGGTGGCGGAGATCAACACCATCGGCGGTTTCGCCAAGGAATACCAGATTGCCCCAGACCCAAAACGGCTGGCGTCCTACAAGCTGACCCTGGGCGACCTGCTCACCGCCCTTGAACGCAACAACGCCAACGTCGGCGCCGGCTATATCGAGCGCCGTGGCGAGCAGTTGCTGATCCGCGCGCCGGGGCAACTGGCCGGTCTCGATGACATTGCCAATATCGTCCTGGCCAACGTCGACGGCACGCCGATCCGCGTGCGCAACGTCGCCGAAGTCGGTATCGGCCGTGAGCTGCGCAGCGGCGCGGCGACCGAGAACGGCCGCGAAGTGGTGCTGGGCACGGTGTTCATGCTGATCGGCGAGAACAGCCGCACGGTGTCCCAGGCGGTGGCGCAAAAGCTGGTGGAGATCAACCGCTCGCTGCCGCAAGGGGTGAGTGCGGTCACCGTCTACGACCGCACCAACCTGGTCGACAAGGCCATTGCCACGGTGAAGAAGAACCTCATCGAAGGCGCGATCCTGGTCATCGTCATTCTATTCCTGTTCCTCGGTAACATCCGTGCGGCGCTGATCACCGCCATGGTCATCCCGTTGTCGATGCTGTTCACCTTCACCGGCATGTTCAGCAACAAGGTCAGTGCCAACCTGATGAGCCTGGGCGCGCTGGACTTCGGCATCATCGTCGATGGCGCCGTGGTGATCGTTGAAAACGCGATCAGGCGACTGGCCCATGCCCAGCAGCATCATGGCCGCCTGCTGACCCGCTCCGAGCGCTTGCACGAAGTCTTCAATGCCGCCCGCGAAGCGCGCCGGCCGCTGATTTTCGGCCAGTTGATCATCATGGTGGTGTACCTGCCGATCTTTGCCCTGAGCGGCGTCGAGGGCAAGATGTTCCACCCGATGGCCTTCACCGTGGTCATCGCCTTGCTCGGCGCCATGCTGCTGTCGGTGACCTTCGTGCCGGCGGCCATCGCCCTGTTCGTCACCGGCAAGGTCAAGGAAGACGAAAACCTGCTGATGCGCAGCGCCAAGCGTGGTTATGCGCCGTTGCTCAAATGGGTCATGGGCCATCGCCCGCTGGCGTTCTCCCTCGCGGCGATTACCGTGTTGCTTTCGGGCGTGCTGGCCAGCCGCATGGGCAGCGAGTTCGTGCCGAGCCTGAGCGAGGGCGACTTTGCCCTGCAGGCCCTGCGCGTGCCGGGCACCAGCCTGAGCCAGTCGGTGCAGTTGCAGCAGCGCCTGGAGCAAAGCGTGCTCAGCCAGGTGCCGGAGGTAGAGCGGGTGTTTGCCCGCACCGGTACCGCCGAAATCGCCTCGGACCCGATGCCGCCGAATATTTCCGACAGCTATGTGATGCTCAAGCCACAAGAGCAATGGCCCGATCCGGGCAAGAGCCGCGAGCAACTGATCGCCGATATCCAGCGTGCCAGCGCGCGGGTGCCGGGCAGCAACTATGAACTGTCGCAGCCGATCCAGTTGCGCTTCAACGAGCTGATTTCCGGGGTGCGCAGTGATGTCGCGGTGAAGGTGTTTGGCGACGACATGGCGGTGCTCAACAGCACTGCGGCGAAGATCGCCAGTACCTTGCAGGCGGTGCCGGGCGCCTCGGAAGTGAAGGTCGAGCAGACCTCGGGGCTGCCGGTGCTGACCATCGACGTCGACCGCGACAAAGCCGCGCGCTATGGCCTCAACGTCGGCGATGTGCAGGACACCATCGCCGTGGCCGTCGGCGGCCGCCAGGCCGGGACCTTGTATGAAGGCGATCGGCGTTTCGACATGGTGGTGCGTTTGTCCGACACCCTGCGTACCGATATCGACGGCCTGTCGCAGTTGTTGATACCGGTGCCGGCCAGCAGCGGCAGTGGCGGCCAGATCGGTTTTATCACCCTTGGCGATGTCGCCAGCCTTGAGCTGGTGCAAGGCCCCAACCAGGTCAGCCGTGAAGATGGCAAGCGCCTGGTGGTGGTCAGCGCCAACGTGCGCGGTCGCGATATCGGCTCGTTCGTCGACGAGGCGGCGGCGCGCATCGACAGCCAGGTGAGCATTCCGGCCGGTTACTGGACCCGCTGGGGCGGTCAGTTCGAGCAGTTGCAGTCTGCTGCTCAGCGCCTGCAAGTGGTGGTGCCGGTGGCGTTGCTGCTGGTGTTCGGCCTGTTGTTCATGATGTTCAACAACCTCAAGGACGGGCTGCTGGTGTTCACCGGCATTCCGTTTGCCCTGACCGGCGGGGTGGTTGCCCTGTGGCTGCGGGATATCCCCCTGTCGATCTCGGCGGGCGTGGGCTTTATTGCCCTGTCTGGGGTCGCGGTGCTCAACGGCCTGGTGATGATTGCCTTTATCCGCGGCCTGCGCGAGCAAGGTCGTTCGCTGCACCAGGCGATCGACGAAGGCGCACTGACGCGTTTGCGCCCGGTGCTGATGACTGCCCTGGTGGCATCCCTGGGCTTTATTCCCATGGCCCTGGCCACCGGCACCGGTGCTGAAGTGCAGCGACCGCTGGCCACTGTGGTGATCGGCGGCATTCTCTCGTCGACGGCGCTGACCCTGCTGGTACTGCCGGCGTTGTATTACTGGGCGCACCGCAAGGATGAAGAGCAGGAGGTCGCATCCGAGGTGACGAAACTGTAA
- the recO gene encoding DNA repair protein RecO: MELPVGQPAYVLHSRAYRETSALVDFLTPQGRLRAVMRRARGKGGSQVRPFVPLEVEFRGRGELKNVGRLDSVGVAAWLHGDALFSGLYLNELLIRLLPAEDPHPVVFEHYAATLQALAAGRPLEPLLRAFEWRLLDELGYAFALDHDVNGDPLAVDGLYRLQVDAGLERVYLLQPGLFNGAELLAMAEAAWEIPGALGAAKRLMRQALAVHLGGRPLVSRELFRKR; the protein is encoded by the coding sequence ATGGAACTGCCAGTTGGCCAACCGGCCTACGTGCTGCACAGCCGGGCCTACCGTGAAACCAGCGCGCTGGTGGATTTCCTCACCCCGCAAGGACGCCTGCGCGCGGTCATGCGCCGTGCCCGTGGCAAAGGCGGCAGCCAGGTGCGGCCGTTCGTCCCGCTTGAAGTCGAGTTTCGCGGCCGCGGCGAGCTGAAGAACGTCGGGCGTCTGGATAGCGTCGGTGTCGCTGCCTGGCTGCACGGCGATGCGCTGTTCAGCGGGCTGTACCTCAACGAGCTGCTGATTCGCCTGCTGCCGGCTGAAGACCCGCATCCGGTGGTATTCGAACACTATGCGGCGACCTTGCAGGCGCTGGCCGCCGGTCGCCCGCTGGAGCCGCTGCTGAGGGCGTTCGAGTGGCGCCTGCTGGACGAACTGGGTTATGCCTTCGCTCTCGATCACGACGTCAACGGCGATCCCCTTGCGGTCGATGGCCTGTACCGCTTGCAGGTCGATGCCGGGCTCGAGCGCGTCTACCTGTTGCAGCCGGGGCTGTTCAACGGTGCCGAGCTATTGGCCATGGCTGAAGCCGCCTGGGAAATCCCCGGTGCTCTGGGCGCCGCCAAGCGCCTGATGCGCCAGGCCCTGGCCGTACACCTGGGCGGTCGGCCGCTGGTCAGTCGCGAACTGTTTCGCAAGCGCTGA
- a CDS encoding TolC family protein, whose protein sequence is MFCTLERPGTGPGRLLLALLLLALPSLALAQEPVLTLESALQTARDNNPELAAARWGIDIAEGERRQAGVLPNPQLSWEVEDTRKGSQTTTVGVSQLFELGGKRGARLDVAGRDAELAALELERQRNVVRAEVIAAFQAAAQAQEGLQLAEQSLRLSERALQVVQGRVRAGSASPVEATRAQVQLSEVRLEQGRAEQALTVAYQQLAAVTGAARVQFSRVDGGLQANNDIPSRTLLLDRLEQTADLRLARLQIDQREAALGLARSQRIPDLTVSVGSQYSETDRERINVVGLSVPIPLFDRNQGNVLAAARRADQARDQRNGAELRLRSEVVQALAQWSTAASEVQTFDRSILPSAQQALDAATRGFERGKFAFLDVLDAQRTLVAARLQYLQAQAQSSEARVRLERIFGDLSLASR, encoded by the coding sequence ATGTTTTGCACCCTGGAGCGGCCAGGCACAGGCCCTGGCCGACTATTGCTGGCCCTGTTGTTACTGGCCTTGCCGTCGCTGGCCCTGGCGCAGGAGCCCGTATTAACGCTGGAATCGGCGCTGCAGACGGCCCGTGACAACAACCCCGAGCTGGCTGCGGCGCGTTGGGGCATCGACATTGCCGAAGGCGAGCGGCGCCAGGCCGGTGTACTGCCCAACCCGCAACTGAGCTGGGAAGTGGAAGACACTCGCAAAGGCTCGCAGACCACCACCGTCGGTGTCAGCCAGCTGTTCGAGCTGGGCGGCAAACGAGGTGCACGCCTGGACGTTGCCGGCCGCGATGCCGAGCTGGCGGCGCTGGAACTGGAACGCCAGCGCAACGTGGTGCGGGCCGAGGTTATTGCTGCCTTCCAGGCCGCTGCCCAGGCCCAGGAAGGCTTGCAACTGGCCGAGCAGTCGTTGCGCCTGAGCGAGCGTGCGCTGCAAGTGGTGCAAGGCCGGGTCAGGGCCGGCAGCGCCTCGCCGGTCGAGGCTACCCGCGCCCAGGTGCAACTGTCAGAAGTGCGCCTGGAGCAGGGCCGCGCCGAGCAGGCGCTGACCGTTGCCTACCAGCAACTGGCCGCCGTCACTGGCGCTGCCAGGGTGCAGTTCAGCCGCGTTGACGGCGGCCTGCAGGCGAACAACGACATCCCCAGCCGCACACTGCTGCTCGATCGCCTGGAGCAGACGGCCGATTTGCGTCTGGCCCGCCTGCAGATCGACCAGCGCGAAGCCGCCCTGGGCCTGGCCCGCAGCCAGCGTATTCCCGACCTGACGGTCAGCGTCGGCAGCCAGTACAGCGAAACCGACCGCGAGCGAATCAATGTGGTCGGGCTTTCGGTGCCGATTCCTTTGTTCGATCGCAATCAGGGCAATGTGCTGGCCGCTGCCCGGCGCGCCGACCAGGCCCGTGACCAGCGTAATGGCGCCGAACTGCGCCTGCGCAGCGAAGTGGTCCAGGCCCTGGCGCAGTGGAGCACGGCGGCCAGCGAGGTGCAGACCTTCGACCGCTCGATCCTGCCTTCGGCTCAGCAGGCGCTGGATGCCGCCACCCGCGGCTTCGAGCGCGGCAAGTTTGCCTTCCTCGATGTGCTCGACGCCCAACGCACCCTGGTGGCTGCGCGCCTGCAATACCTGCAGGCCCAGGCCCAGAGCAGCGAGGCACGGGTGCGCCTGGAACGGATCTTTGGCGACCTGAGCCTCGCCAGTCGCTGA